The Lutibacter sp. A64 genome segment TTTCTTAGGAACAGATATCGATAAAAAATCTATAGATAGAGCTGAAAAAATTATCAAAAAGAATAAACTTTCTAATGCTATAAAGTTGGTTCAACAAAAAGATGCCTCTCAAATATTTAAAGGTATTTTAAATGAAAATGCTAAATTTTCGGCCACTATTTGCAATCCTCCTTTTTACAAATCGCAAGAAGATGCAATGCAAGCTAATGCAAGAAAATTAGAAGGTTTAGGAAAACAATCTGACGAAGCCAGAAATTTTAGTGGAAAACAACAAGAATTATGGTATAAAGGTGGTGAAAAAGCATTTTTACACACCTTTTTGTATGAAAGTTCTATGTTTAAAACTCAGTGTTTTTGGTACACTACATTGGTTTCTAAAAAAGAAAATGCTGAAAGTATGCTACCTTCATTAAAAAAATTAGGCGCAACCGAAATTAAAACAATTCCAATGCATCAAGGTAATAAAGTAACACGTATTGTTTCTTGGACTTTTCTTACAAAAGAAGAACAGCTTAATTGGTAATTTATTTACTAAGTTAGCGCTCGTTTGCAACGAGTGCATATACTTAATTTCATTCGTAAAAACTAGC includes the following:
- the rlmF gene encoding 23S rRNA (adenine(1618)-N(6))-methyltransferase RlmF — encoded protein: MKPTKKNSGKLHVNNKHKEGYNFKDLCEVYPDLKPFVFINEYGTETLDFSNPKAVKAINTALLFKYYNITFWDFPDDNLCPPIPGRVDYIHYLADLLEASKICKDASIIDVGVGANCIYPLLGNSVYGWNFLGTDIDKKSIDRAEKIIKKNKLSNAIKLVQQKDASQIFKGILNENAKFSATICNPPFYKSQEDAMQANARKLEGLGKQSDEARNFSGKQQELWYKGGEKAFLHTFLYESSMFKTQCFWYTTLVSKKENAESMLPSLKKLGATEIKTIPMHQGNKVTRIVSWTFLTKEEQLNW